One genomic region from Aliarcobacter cryaerophilus ATCC 43158 encodes:
- a CDS encoding efflux RND transporter periplasmic adaptor subunit, protein MRFLILIFLAFSTTFANSLQLDGIVESQNEKIITSKMMGYITKIYVNEGDNVKKGQILYEIDPTDIVYNSDILKNQVKNLELNLKRYKDLLNQDLVSRFDYEQLELNLITAKAKLSELNANFNYLKVKAPNNGLVIKKSIKEGEMAMPAMPHLILTDLDDLIIKSNIAESSLKYLKIGQDVDIKIPSQEFETKGKIIAIYPNYIANAHSFSIKISFDKKDFQIYPAMYSKITINLDK, encoded by the coding sequence ATGAGATTTTTAATTTTAATATTTTTAGCTTTTTCAACTACTTTTGCAAATAGTTTACAGTTAGATGGTATAGTTGAATCACAAAATGAGAAAATAATCACAAGTAAAATGATGGGATATATTACAAAAATATATGTAAATGAAGGTGATAATGTAAAAAAGGGACAAATTTTATACGAAATTGACCCAACAGATATTGTATATAATAGTGATATTTTAAAAAATCAAGTAAAAAATCTTGAGTTAAACCTAAAAAGATACAAAGATTTACTAAATCAAGATTTAGTTTCAAGATTTGATTATGAACAGCTTGAATTAAATTTAATTACAGCAAAAGCAAAATTGAGTGAATTAAATGCAAACTTTAACTATCTAAAAGTAAAAGCACCAAATAATGGTCTTGTAATAAAAAAATCTATAAAAGAGGGTGAGATGGCAATGCCTGCAATGCCTCATTTAATCCTAACCGATTTGGATGATTTAATAATAAAATCAAATATTGCAGAGTCTAGTTTAAAGTACCTAAAAATTGGACAAGATGTAGATATAAAAATCCCATCTCAAGAGTTTGAAACAAAAGGGAAAATTATAGCAATTTATCCAAACTATATTGCAAATGCTCACTCTTTTTCAATAAAAATATCATTTGATAAAAAAGATTTTCAAATCTATCCAGCAATGTATTCAAAAATAACTATAAATTTGGATAAATAA
- a CDS encoding PAS domain-containing sensor histidine kinase, translated as MNNYQKAIENSNIVSKTDINGIITFVNDEFCNLFGFKKDELIGKNHNIIRHPDTPKENFETLWNTILDKKVYKSTVKNISKNGQDIYLNTTIIPILDEKEENIVEFVAIRYDITNEVLLQKELEEKQKIIFLQSRMASLGQMLGNIAHQWRQPLTELNLSLFNLKKAFENDNKKEIENLYSNSKNLILGMSSTIDDFTNFFAPQKQKEAFLINQSINEALKILNRVLEDENINIKFDIVKDLEIFGIKNELTQVLLNLINNSKDAFVQKNITKKEITIKTYTKAKDDFVYLEYLDNAQGLSKELFDKIYEPYFTTKHQSIGTGLGLFICKIIIENSFKGEIMHENISNGLKFTLKFPKII; from the coding sequence ATGAACAACTACCAAAAAGCAATAGAAAATTCAAATATAGTCTCAAAAACAGATATAAATGGAATTATAACTTTTGTAAATGATGAGTTTTGTAATCTTTTTGGTTTTAAAAAAGATGAATTAATTGGAAAAAATCACAATATTATAAGACATCCAGATACTCCAAAAGAGAATTTTGAAACGCTTTGGAATACTATTTTAGATAAAAAAGTCTATAAATCTACTGTAAAAAATATATCAAAAAATGGACAAGATATTTATTTAAATACAACTATTATTCCTATTTTAGATGAAAAAGAGGAAAATATTGTTGAGTTTGTAGCTATAAGATATGATATTACAAATGAAGTACTACTTCAAAAAGAGTTAGAAGAGAAACAAAAAATTATATTTTTGCAATCAAGAATGGCAAGTTTAGGTCAAATGCTTGGAAATATAGCTCATCAGTGGAGACAACCTTTAACAGAGTTAAACTTAAGTTTATTTAATCTTAAAAAAGCTTTTGAAAATGACAATAAAAAAGAGATAGAAAATCTTTATTCAAACTCAAAAAATCTTATATTAGGAATGTCAAGCACTATTGATGATTTTACAAATTTTTTTGCTCCACAAAAACAAAAAGAAGCTTTTTTAATAAATCAAAGTATAAATGAAGCTTTGAAGATTTTAAATAGAGTTTTAGAAGATGAAAATATTAATATTAAGTTTGATATTGTAAAAGATTTAGAGATTTTTGGAATAAAAAATGAGCTAACTCAAGTACTATTAAATCTTATAAATAACTCAAAAGATGCTTTTGTACAAAAAAATATCACAAAAAAAGAGATAACTATAAAAACTTACACAAAGGCAAAAGATGATTTTGTATATTTAGAATATCTTGATAATGCACAAGGATTAAGCAAAGAGCTATTTGATAAAATTTACGAGCCATATTTTACAACAAAACATCAATCAATTGGAACAGGGCTTGGTCTTTTTATTTGTAAAATAATTATTGAAAATAGTTTTAAAGGTGAAATTATGCATGAAAATATTTCAAATGGTTTAAAATTCACTCTAAAGTTTCCAAAAATAATATGA
- a CDS encoding efflux RND transporter permease subunit, whose protein sequence is MRLEKFILDILNSKRKINLIYLITLLLFILSILTFPTKIVKAKMLPNKDSDSFSIYLDLKDGSSKYETKEVVDCIVKNLQNEENITNISAFISQGQPVDFAGLVKQSALKNSENQAELMINIKRFKDREITSYNLISNLRSKIQNSCKNTYEATIKFIELPAGPPVLASLVAEIYGGNNFERRRDFAIKIANIFKNQDTLVDIDILASQDFFTFTLEINSNKAIMSKVDLEHLKATLYLAFEGMQIGVINDKNAQSQIPIFLRLDDSRNLSNNSKDALNLKLNSLKIMNDMGQMISISELVSIKQTIKEPTITSKNLNPIINVIAETSNDSQIYPLLNSREDMMKSFSNDYEIIKTNMLNLSFIDKKTNERFDLVFDGELQVTIDTFIDLGTAFIIALILIFLLMVVYYKNFALSGAIVLSSFISIIGVVFAHIIMDIFTRDTFYLTATSLIGFIALIGINSRNSTLIIDFAKQLVVENNLGVNEAIAKAAATRSKPIILTVLVLVFASSLIANDAVFGGLGVALIGGTLISYIVSMFFVPVVIRNSLKKIV, encoded by the coding sequence ATGAGATTAGAGAAATTTATACTAGATATTTTAAATAGTAAAAGAAAAATAAATTTAATATATCTTATTACTTTATTACTTTTTATATTGAGTATTTTAACTTTTCCAACAAAAATCGTAAAAGCAAAAATGCTTCCAAACAAAGATTCAGATAGTTTTTCTATCTATTTAGATTTAAAAGATGGTTCAAGTAAGTATGAGACAAAAGAGGTAGTAGATTGTATTGTAAAAAATCTACAAAATGAAGAAAATATAACAAATATTTCAGCTTTTATATCTCAAGGTCAACCAGTTGATTTTGCAGGACTTGTAAAACAAAGTGCTTTAAAAAATAGCGAAAATCAAGCTGAGCTTATGATAAATATTAAAAGATTTAAAGATAGAGAAATTACAAGTTATAATCTTATTTCAAATCTTAGAAGTAAAATACAAAACTCTTGTAAAAACACATATGAAGCAACTATCAAATTTATAGAACTTCCTGCTGGTCCTCCTGTATTAGCTTCTCTTGTAGCTGAAATTTATGGTGGAAATAATTTTGAAAGGAGAAGAGATTTTGCTATAAAAATAGCAAATATTTTTAAAAATCAAGACACTTTGGTTGATATTGATATTTTAGCTTCACAAGATTTTTTTACTTTTACTTTGGAAATAAATAGCAACAAAGCCATTATGAGCAAAGTTGATTTAGAACACTTAAAAGCAACTTTATATCTTGCATTTGAAGGTATGCAAATAGGAGTTATAAATGATAAAAATGCCCAAAGTCAAATTCCAATATTTTTAAGACTTGATGACTCAAGAAATTTATCAAATAACTCAAAAGATGCTTTAAATCTAAAACTTAATAGCTTAAAAATAATGAACGATATGGGACAAATGATTAGTATTTCAGAGTTAGTAAGTATAAAACAAACTATAAAAGAGCCAACAATTACATCAAAAAATCTAAATCCAATAATAAATGTAATAGCCGAAACTTCAAACGATAGCCAAATATATCCACTTTTAAACTCAAGAGAAGATATGATGAAAAGTTTTTCAAATGATTATGAAATAATCAAAACCAATATGCTAAATCTATCTTTTATAGATAAAAAAACAAATGAGAGATTTGATTTGGTTTTTGATGGAGAACTGCAAGTTACTATTGATACATTTATAGATTTAGGAACTGCTTTTATCATAGCTTTAATTTTAATATTCTTACTTATGGTAGTTTATTATAAAAATTTTGCTCTTAGTGGTGCAATTGTACTTTCGAGTTTTATATCTATTATTGGGGTTGTTTTTGCTCATATTATTATGGATATTTTTACAAGAGATACTTTTTATTTAACAGCAACTAGTCTTATTGGATTTATTGCTTTAATAGGTATTAACTCAAGAAACTCGACTTTGATAATAGATTTTGCAAAACAACTTGTAGTTGAGAATAATTTAGGAGTAAATGAAGCTATAGCAAAAGCAGCAGCAACAAGATCAAAACCTATTATTTTAACTGTTTTAGTTCTTGTTTTTGCAAGCTCTTTAATAGCAAATGATGCTGTATTTGGTGGACTTGGAGTTGCACTTATTGGTGGAACTTTGATATCTTATATAGTTTCTATGTTTTTTGTACCAGTTGTTATAAGAAATAGTTTAAAAAAAATTGTTTAA
- a CDS encoding efflux RND transporter permease subunit, which yields MNQKLNSAGKIAKIFINHPLTAILGIFILILGYFALQFMPKEENPQIKVSGAVVIVALPDAKASEIQKVIIEPLEKKIREIKGVEHIFSFAYDSYGVVQVQFFIGEDKEQSNLKLYDQVMRNMDLMPKNAMQPIIKTMDIDTGIPIATVAFYSAKENGKELLSKSELFTQVSLISKEINKIKNVALVDLKGEKKEQFNILLDINKINSYNLAIAQVMKQIESLNFNIPNINTNTNNKSLVVLEVKKAIEDVKDLENLIISYNFQTPIYLKDIANIEKSHDIQNKKDAYIYIKDSDGNFEESNQITLMASKLKGANSVVINEQIFEYLNSIKQSLQEKNILFTITRDDGYTANNAVNALIKDLLISIIIIFVLLIFTLGFKEAIIVSLTVPMILSLTLFIGFMIGESVNRITLFALIVALGMLVDAAIIVIENIHRHKIEHPNMELETLAINATNEIGNPTNIATIAIIMVFIPMFFVGGMMGEFMHPLPVFVPISLAVSLFVAYAFTPYLVKKILKGKK from the coding sequence ATGAATCAAAAGTTAAATAGTGCAGGGAAAATTGCAAAAATTTTTATAAATCATCCATTAACAGCAATTTTGGGTATTTTTATTTTGATTTTAGGTTATTTTGCACTTCAATTTATGCCAAAAGAGGAAAATCCTCAAATAAAAGTTAGTGGTGCAGTTGTAATCGTTGCTTTACCAGATGCGAAGGCTAGTGAGATTCAAAAAGTAATAATTGAGCCTTTGGAGAAAAAAATAAGAGAGATAAAAGGAGTTGAACATATTTTTTCTTTTGCTTATGATAGCTATGGAGTTGTACAAGTACAATTTTTTATTGGAGAAGATAAAGAACAATCAAACTTAAAACTATATGATCAAGTTATGAGAAATATGGATTTAATGCCTAAAAATGCAATGCAACCAATAATAAAAACTATGGATATAGACACAGGTATTCCAATAGCAACAGTAGCGTTTTATAGTGCAAAAGAAAATGGCAAAGAGTTGCTTTCAAAAAGTGAGCTTTTTACTCAAGTAAGCCTTATTTCAAAAGAGATAAATAAAATAAAAAATGTAGCCTTAGTAGATTTAAAAGGAGAGAAAAAAGAGCAGTTTAATATTTTGCTTGATATAAATAAAATTAACTCTTATAATCTTGCAATTGCTCAAGTTATGAAGCAAATTGAGAGTTTAAACTTCAATATTCCAAATATTAATACAAATACAAACAATAAATCTTTGGTAGTTTTAGAGGTAAAAAAAGCTATTGAAGATGTAAAAGATTTAGAAAATCTTATAATCTCATACAACTTTCAAACTCCAATATATCTAAAAGATATAGCAAATATAGAAAAATCTCATGACATACAAAACAAAAAAGATGCTTACATTTATATAAAAGATAGTGATGGAAATTTTGAAGAGAGTAATCAAATTACTCTAATGGCTTCAAAATTAAAAGGTGCAAATTCTGTTGTTATAAATGAGCAAATTTTTGAATATTTAAATAGTATAAAACAATCTTTACAAGAGAAAAATATATTGTTTACAATCACAAGAGATGATGGATATACAGCAAATAATGCAGTAAATGCTTTAATAAAAGATCTATTAATTTCTATAATAATAATCTTTGTTTTACTTATTTTTACTTTGGGATTTAAAGAGGCAATTATTGTATCTTTAACTGTTCCTATGATTTTATCTTTGACTTTGTTTATTGGATTTATGATAGGTGAGAGTGTAAATCGTATAACACTTTTTGCACTTATTGTTGCACTAGGAATGTTAGTTGATGCTGCAATAATTGTAATAGAAAATATTCATAGACACAAAATTGAACATCCAAATATGGAATTAGAAACCCTAGCAATAAATGCAACAAATGAGATAGGAAACCCTACAAACATAGCAACTATTGCCATAATTATGGTATTTATTCCTATGTTTTTTGTGGGTGGAATGATGGGAGAGTTTATGCACCCTCTTCCTGTTTTTGTACCTATATCTTTAGCTGTTTCACTCTTTGTTGCATATGCTTTTACACCCTATTTGGTTAAAAAGATTTTGAAAGGTAAAAAATGA
- a CDS encoding TolC family protein: MKKLYLFLIISKLTFAQTISFEEVLNQTIENSKDLQKQKINIDIAKTNSDIIDGVNFGKVSLNSDVSRTNHAGYVFMGKLSSRDATFKDFGFSQMNEGINTAPKDLNYPESYTAINSYISYDLPLFTGFALYHQKGILKLQEKANEILYNLDKKTLEFEVLKAYNSAVLAKDFVKTMQKAKDTIGFIQNGAKEFHKNGLVTKIDVNEAELYFLNTNSNLIEAENNFKLALAYIRYLTSNENISDVENLQNTYLELKEFEDLYKIALKNRDEISLQNISIEANNKNIKANQGSYYPSIFTHLEYGYNDNKFSTSKDKDYYMALLGISLTLFDGTRSANVEKSRLEYLKSKLDFEKLQDGIKLEVQKALLDYKAKQEILKEKIAASELANTVLNQAKLQYKNRLISMTTLLSQETNHRQSQTMFLNAKYENSLALARLNLVLGQNLQKDYK; this comes from the coding sequence ATGAAAAAATTATACCTATTTTTAATAATCTCAAAACTAACATTTGCCCAAACTATAAGCTTTGAAGAGGTTTTAAATCAAACTATAGAAAATAGCAAAGATTTACAAAAACAGAAAATAAATATAGATATTGCAAAAACAAATAGCGATATTATTGATGGTGTAAACTTTGGAAAAGTTTCATTAAATAGTGATGTTAGCCGTACTAATCATGCTGGATATGTATTTATGGGAAAACTATCTAGCAGGGATGCAACCTTTAAAGATTTTGGATTTTCTCAAATGAATGAAGGTATAAACACAGCTCCTAAAGATTTAAACTATCCAGAATCATATACAGCTATAAATAGCTATATTTCGTATGATTTACCTCTGTTTACAGGTTTTGCTCTTTATCACCAAAAAGGTATTTTAAAACTTCAAGAAAAAGCAAATGAAATTTTATATAATCTTGATAAAAAAACTCTAGAATTTGAAGTTTTAAAAGCTTACAATAGTGCAGTTTTAGCAAAAGATTTTGTAAAAACTATGCAAAAAGCAAAAGATACTATTGGCTTTATTCAAAATGGAGCAAAAGAGTTTCATAAAAATGGGCTTGTTACAAAAATAGATGTAAATGAAGCAGAACTATATTTTTTAAATACAAACTCAAATCTAATTGAAGCAGAAAATAACTTCAAACTAGCTCTTGCATATATTAGATATTTAACTTCAAATGAAAATATTAGCGATGTAGAAAATCTACAAAATACATATTTAGAACTAAAAGAGTTTGAAGATTTATACAAAATTGCCTTAAAAAATAGAGATGAGATAAGTTTACAAAATATATCTATTGAAGCAAATAATAAAAATATAAAAGCGAACCAAGGCTCATACTACCCATCAATTTTCACTCACTTAGAGTATGGATACAATGATAATAAGTTTTCTACTTCAAAAGATAAAGACTACTACATGGCACTTTTGGGTATAAGTTTAACTCTTTTTGATGGAACTAGAAGTGCAAATGTTGAAAAAAGTCGCCTTGAATACCTAAAATCAAAACTAGATTTTGAAAAACTTCAAGATGGAATAAAACTTGAGGTACAAAAAGCTCTTTTAGACTATAAAGCAAAACAAGAGATTTTAAAAGAGAAAATAGCTGCAAGTGAATTAGCAAATACTGTTTTAAATCAAGCAAAACTTCAATATAAAAATAGATTAATATCTATGACAACACTTTTATCTCAAGAGACAAATCACAGACAAAGCCAAACTATGTTTTTAAATGCTAAATATGAAAACTCTTTAGCACTTGCTAGATTAAATTTAGTTTTAGGACAAAACCTACAAAAGGATTATAAATGA
- a CDS encoding redoxin domain-containing protein, with protein sequence MSEKIKKVLKGLIKYSILFIIVLNVVSYFKGIDLNKEKFSIQSFELIDGSNYNIKNDKPLLVNFWASWYPICALEEQNIEKLSKDFEVITIATQSGSNEEIEKYLKDKNLSFKVVNDEYGLLSTEFNVKAFPTTFIYDKNQNLKFTEVGYTSTFGLKLRLWLSSF encoded by the coding sequence ATGAGTGAAAAAATAAAAAAAGTTTTAAAAGGTTTAATTAAATATTCAATTCTTTTTATAATAGTTTTAAACGTAGTAAGTTATTTTAAAGGTATAGATTTAAACAAAGAAAAATTCTCTATACAAAGTTTTGAATTAATAGATGGTTCAAATTATAATATAAAAAACGACAAACCACTTCTGGTTAATTTTTGGGCCTCATGGTATCCTATATGTGCTTTGGAAGAGCAAAATATTGAAAAATTATCAAAAGATTTTGAAGTAATTACAATAGCAACTCAATCAGGAAGTAATGAAGAGATAGAAAAATATTTAAAAGATAAAAATCTTAGTTTTAAAGTCGTAAATGATGAATATGGTCTTTTATCTACTGAATTTAATGTAAAAGCATTTCCTACAACTTTTATTTATGATAAAAACCAAAATCTAAAGTTCACTGAAGTTGGTTACACTTCAACTTTTGGATTAAAACTTAGACTTTGGTTGAGTAGTTTCTAA